A stretch of Terriglobia bacterium DNA encodes these proteins:
- a CDS encoding TIGR04141 family sporadically distributed protein produces MTDDARTQSLTIYLARVGAKLADLLKPEYATLKQFKIDINISTQAFLYIETPTSDFPDWSSFFDGYVDQVEFGKNSSTGALLLVEAQSKYFALPFGRGRFMLNDEFVEEKFGLKVTLNCIGEGKVRTIQKRSLDQILRISQEQASRDATTTEFGFDVEQDLLGGVTGTPTDTQTFGPRISGAESLHLAIPVNLNGLPELLGQVADKYLDTSYKKNFPWVDHIAEVTNTAKQDALDKTLVEEINAGQTGGVWMAVPDIVEWVRISRFRFVSPGQVWEDADIHLKRFLELLGKTKVTVDLLKNKRVVAVDEQGDKLKMWSVYKCLCAELDYNKESFLLSGGKWYAVDKTFVERITKDYNDIDDYDRKFPEYQHANEGEYLNAVWQSDQATYALMDQKFLKYPSKMEFCDLYTANKDICHIKRYGQAGALSHLFAQGLISGELFKIDQRFRKEVNEKLPNPYKLADHTAKLAEGEYRIVFGIISDTPGALRIPFFSRLNFKNAVRRLEAYGYRVAKAKITVEAVFSKTRKEMKKKKKIK; encoded by the coding sequence ATGACGGACGACGCAAGAACTCAGTCGCTTACAATCTATTTAGCGCGTGTTGGAGCTAAGCTGGCCGATCTGCTCAAGCCCGAGTATGCCACACTCAAGCAGTTCAAGATAGATATCAATATATCCACGCAGGCGTTTTTGTATATCGAAACGCCAACTTCCGATTTTCCTGATTGGTCGTCTTTCTTCGATGGCTACGTCGATCAAGTTGAATTCGGAAAGAACAGCTCTACGGGCGCTTTATTGCTTGTGGAGGCCCAAAGCAAATATTTTGCATTGCCGTTTGGTCGCGGGCGCTTCATGTTGAACGATGAATTCGTCGAAGAGAAGTTTGGACTAAAAGTTACGCTCAACTGCATCGGCGAAGGCAAAGTACGGACGATCCAAAAGCGCTCCTTGGATCAGATTCTCAGAATCAGTCAAGAACAGGCGAGTAGGGACGCAACGACGACTGAGTTCGGCTTTGATGTCGAGCAAGATCTGCTTGGCGGCGTGACCGGCACTCCCACAGACACACAGACTTTCGGACCACGTATTTCAGGCGCAGAATCTTTGCACTTAGCTATACCTGTGAACCTGAATGGCCTTCCCGAACTCCTTGGTCAGGTCGCAGATAAATATCTCGATACATCGTACAAGAAGAACTTCCCCTGGGTCGACCATATTGCGGAGGTTACTAATACTGCAAAACAGGATGCACTTGATAAAACGTTGGTTGAAGAAATTAATGCTGGTCAGACGGGTGGTGTATGGATGGCGGTTCCCGACATCGTTGAATGGGTCAGGATCAGCAGATTTAGATTCGTTTCGCCAGGTCAAGTTTGGGAAGACGCTGACATTCACTTGAAGAGGTTTCTCGAACTGCTGGGCAAAACGAAGGTCACGGTGGACCTACTAAAGAATAAGAGGGTTGTGGCTGTGGATGAACAGGGAGATAAATTGAAAATGTGGTCCGTTTATAAATGTCTCTGCGCGGAATTGGACTACAACAAGGAATCGTTTCTGTTGAGCGGCGGCAAATGGTATGCAGTTGACAAGACATTCGTTGAACGCATAACCAAGGATTATAACGACATTGACGACTATGACAGGAAGTTTCCGGAATATCAACACGCGAATGAAGGAGAGTATCTCAACGCGGTTTGGCAAAGCGATCAGGCAACGTATGCGCTGATGGATCAGAAATTCCTAAAGTATCCAAGCAAAATGGAGTTCTGCGACCTGTATACAGCGAACAAAGATATCTGCCATATAAAGAGATATGGCCAAGCAGGCGCGTTGAGTCACCTGTTCGCGCAGGGTCTCATCTCTGGCGAGCTTTTCAAGATAGATCAAAGATTTCGGAAAGAAGTAAACGAGAAACTGCCAAACCCTTACAAGCTTGCCGACCATACAGCAAAACTCGCTGAGGGCGAATACCGGATTGTATTTGGCATCATTAGCGATACGCCTGGTGCGCTACGAATCCCATTTTTTTCACGTCTTAATTTCAAGAACGCCGTCAGAAGATTGGAAGCGTATGGCTACCGGGTTGCGAAAGCGAAAATCACGGTCGAAGCAGTATTCAGTAAGACACGGAAAGAAATGAAAAAAAAGAAAAAGATCAAATAG
- a CDS encoding DUF4393 domain-containing protein has product MPEDPTKSVARGAIEAIYKPIEDIVKILAGPAAEEIGLSFRDSIQVWRFKRQVRLFERVKTICDGAGIKPEAVKLPLLFEIVEKASLEEDDDLQDRWANLLANAANPNHNVFVLPAWPDILKQISKLEAVFLDDIYIWTKEGRPNLTLAECSLRLPPICADNLKRLGLITQRRMGDFPSRISSDSTKTLRIVLTDFGFEFVKACKSPKDDNPSDM; this is encoded by the coding sequence ATGCCCGAAGACCCGACAAAGAGCGTAGCCCGGGGCGCTATCGAGGCCATTTACAAGCCCATAGAAGACATCGTCAAGATTCTGGCTGGTCCCGCCGCCGAAGAAATTGGTCTGAGCTTTCGGGACTCAATTCAGGTGTGGCGCTTTAAAAGACAGGTCAGACTATTCGAGCGCGTCAAGACAATATGCGACGGCGCGGGAATTAAGCCCGAGGCTGTTAAGTTGCCACTGTTGTTTGAGATCGTCGAAAAGGCCAGCCTAGAGGAAGACGATGATCTTCAAGATCGATGGGCAAACCTTTTAGCAAACGCAGCAAACCCAAATCATAACGTTTTCGTACTACCAGCATGGCCGGACATTTTGAAACAGATTTCTAAGTTGGAAGCTGTATTCCTCGACGACATTTATATATGGACAAAAGAAGGACGACCTAATTTGACGTTGGCTGAGTGTTCCCTGCGGCTTCCACCTATCTGTGCGGACAATCTCAAGCGATTGGGGTTGATAACACAGAGAAGAATGGGGGATTTTCCAAGCCGAATATCTTCGGACTCTACCAAAACACTTAGAATAGTTCTTACTGATTTTGGATTCGAGTTTGTGAAAGCTTGCAAAAGCCCGAAAGACGACAATCCTTCCGACATGTAA
- a CDS encoding site-specific integrase, whose product MLSVYTRHAQNCEHREDINWRRCRCPKWIQGVSADGRGPIRVTAKTRSWERAEAKAREMDEAADPTKPQIKPAVTITEAVSSFRADEDGRCLEKTTIAQSKTLFEVLLLNWAKQRGLILLTELTTPELTKFRASWGNGPNTTRRKHERLVGFFNFCIANDWIEKNPAARMKRVEEKRVPTDYFTRQEFERIVDATYAYGDWQGGHDFHSRQRRLLALVLLMRWSGLAIKDAVTLERERLGSDGRLFLYRAKTGVPVYVPLPVYVVEMLHALPNSNPRYFFWSGNGDPETAKKGWQRSLRHLFKNFAKITKPDGTAKRCHPHMFRDTFAVELLLSGVPIDQVSLLLGHSSVKITEKHYAPFVKARQEQLEGSVKLSWQAQAKWMETEKLGVAMTM is encoded by the coding sequence ATGCTTTCCGTATATACCCGCCACGCGCAGAATTGCGAACACCGGGAGGACATCAATTGGCGGCGCTGCCGCTGCCCCAAGTGGATACAAGGCGTAAGTGCGGACGGTCGAGGCCCGATCCGCGTTACGGCAAAAACTCGCAGTTGGGAACGCGCCGAGGCCAAAGCACGAGAGATGGATGAGGCTGCCGATCCCACCAAGCCACAAATTAAGCCCGCTGTCACTATTACCGAGGCCGTATCAAGCTTCCGGGCCGATGAGGACGGGCGCTGCCTGGAAAAGACCACCATCGCCCAAAGCAAGACCTTATTTGAAGTATTGTTGCTAAACTGGGCCAAACAGCGCGGCCTGATTCTGCTCACCGAACTGACCACGCCTGAGCTGACCAAGTTCCGGGCCTCCTGGGGCAATGGGCCAAACACGACGCGGCGGAAGCACGAGCGCCTAGTCGGATTCTTCAATTTCTGTATCGCCAATGACTGGATAGAAAAAAACCCGGCAGCTCGCATGAAACGCGTTGAAGAAAAGCGCGTACCGACAGACTATTTCACGCGGCAAGAGTTTGAACGCATAGTGGACGCGACTTATGCATACGGCGACTGGCAGGGTGGCCACGACTTCCATTCACGCCAGAGACGGCTTTTGGCTTTGGTTCTTCTGATGCGCTGGTCAGGACTGGCAATCAAAGACGCTGTGACACTGGAACGTGAACGCCTTGGGAGCGATGGGCGGCTGTTCCTGTATCGCGCAAAAACCGGAGTTCCTGTTTACGTTCCCCTCCCGGTATACGTTGTCGAGATGCTTCATGCGTTACCGAATTCCAACCCGCGCTATTTCTTTTGGAGCGGTAACGGTGATCCTGAAACAGCTAAGAAGGGATGGCAGCGAAGTCTTCGACACCTGTTCAAGAACTTTGCAAAGATCACCAAACCGGACGGAACGGCAAAGCGGTGCCATCCTCACATGTTTCGGGACACCTTTGCAGTAGAGTTGTTGCTATCTGGGGTGCCGATAGATCAGGTTTCGCTATTGTTGGGTCACAGCAGCGTCAAAATTACTGAGAAGCACTATGCTCCGTTTGTTAAGGCACGGCAAGAGCAGCTTGAGGGCAGTGTGAAACTGAGTTGGCAGGCCCAAGCGAAGTGGATGGAAACCGAAAAGCTTGGTGTGGCAATGACAATGTGA
- a CDS encoding PEGA domain-containing protein, whose product MVRCKLWVVCVLGFFLAAAEAKETPGQTVVWPENGQPILRFVFGKFKEGPAYGREHNYTCETTAQNLWSKKIDAVFSLYLFDKANVRIGEGYVQVSNVGPGEMIKFQTTFHAAGVPVTLKLVPQTLPPELRAQAPPRSISITVNSVPQGAALKVDGEDSGTTPKIVRVTPGKHVLEFSKEGFNPGKFPLEISPDDASGGSVSYELGTLAHDTVELRDGTVLVCDVESMSATEVVVRVGGALERMDRNKIKRMLLVERDPPTH is encoded by the coding sequence ATGGTCCGTTGTAAATTGTGGGTTGTGTGCGTGCTTGGCTTTTTCCTTGCGGCGGCTGAAGCGAAAGAGACGCCGGGGCAAACTGTTGTCTGGCCAGAAAACGGCCAGCCGATCTTGCGCTTTGTGTTTGGAAAATTCAAGGAAGGCCCGGCATATGGCCGCGAGCACAACTACACATGCGAAACTACGGCACAGAATCTCTGGAGCAAGAAGATTGACGCGGTCTTTTCCCTGTACCTCTTTGATAAGGCCAATGTACGCATTGGCGAGGGCTATGTGCAGGTCAGCAACGTAGGGCCTGGGGAAATGATCAAGTTTCAGACTACGTTCCATGCGGCTGGAGTTCCAGTGACGCTCAAGCTGGTTCCGCAGACACTGCCTCCTGAACTGCGGGCCCAGGCGCCGCCTCGGAGCATCAGCATCACCGTCAACTCAGTTCCCCAGGGCGCTGCGCTCAAAGTGGATGGAGAAGACTCAGGGACAACGCCGAAGATCGTGCGCGTCACGCCCGGCAAACACGTGCTGGAGTTTAGTAAAGAAGGTTTTAATCCAGGCAAGTTTCCACTGGAGATCAGCCCAGACGACGCCTCTGGCGGAAGCGTGAGCTATGAACTGGGAACGCTGGCCCATGACACAGTTGAGCTTCGCGATGGCACCGTTCTGGTGTGCGATGTAGAGTCGATGTCCGCAACGGAAGTTGTGGTCCGCGTTGGTGGCGCCTTGGAACGCATGGACCGAAACAAGATTAAGCGCATGTTGCTGGTGGAGCGCGACCCGCCGACCCACTAG
- a CDS encoding SDR family oxidoreductase: MDFRNRRIWITGASSGIGEALALAFHHAGAKLVLSARREDELKRVQTLCGGDPNTRILPMDVTNAGDMPDKTQLALGIFNGIDILVLNAGITQRSFARDTDESVYRQLMEVNFFASEALARAVLPSMLAQKSGHMVVISSIAGKFGVPLRSGYSASKFALHGFFEVLRAEEEKNGIHVTMVCPGYIRTDISLSALRGDGAKHAKMDPGISQGMPAAECARRILQGVRREKNEIIVGAKRERALVYLKRFFPDLLARMIGKRG, translated from the coding sequence ATGGACTTTAGAAACCGCCGCATATGGATCACCGGAGCTTCTTCAGGCATCGGCGAAGCTCTGGCTCTGGCGTTCCACCACGCGGGAGCAAAGCTGGTCCTCTCTGCTCGTCGTGAAGATGAGCTGAAGCGCGTGCAAACTCTTTGTGGCGGCGATCCCAACACTCGCATACTTCCTATGGACGTGACCAACGCCGGGGATATGCCAGATAAAACGCAGCTGGCGCTTGGTATTTTCAACGGCATCGATATTCTGGTCCTTAATGCCGGCATTACCCAGCGATCTTTCGCCCGCGATACCGACGAAAGCGTTTATCGGCAACTCATGGAAGTAAATTTCTTTGCGTCCGAGGCCTTGGCGCGCGCTGTTCTGCCTTCCATGCTGGCGCAAAAGAGCGGACACATGGTTGTGATCTCAAGCATTGCCGGCAAGTTTGGCGTGCCGCTCCGCTCCGGCTACTCCGCCTCAAAGTTTGCGCTGCATGGTTTTTTTGAAGTTCTTCGTGCGGAAGAGGAAAAGAATGGCATTCACGTGACTATGGTTTGCCCCGGTTATATTCGTACTGACATCAGCCTGTCAGCATTGCGGGGCGATGGAGCCAAACATGCCAAGATGGATCCAGGGATCTCACAAGGCATGCCCGCCGCGGAGTGTGCCAGACGAATATTGCAAGGAGTGAGGCGGGAGAAGAACGAAATTATTGTTGGGGCCAAACGAGAGCGGGCTTTGGTGTATCTTAAACGTTTTTTTCCTGATTTACTGGCGCGGATGATCGGCAAGCGCGGTTGA
- a CDS encoding M20/M25/M40 family metallo-hydrolase has protein sequence MCSRLFLAFSVLLLFSVASIAQQSPDFTTAQTEAVKFLGELVKIDTSNPPGNETRAAEYIKGVLAAEGITAQIFESAPGRGNLVARLKGSGKKKPLLLMGHLDVVGVERDKWTMDPFAATIKDGYLYGRGSVDDKSMDAANLEVFLLLHRMKLPLDRDVILLAEAGEEGTSQFGIDFLVEKHWNEIACEYALNEGGDIPEEDGKTQYVAVSTTQKVPRGFSVVAHGTSGHGSAPRLDNPIAHLAAAVDKISRWEAPMRLNETTRRFFQQIATISVPEKAQLYRHVEDPAVQQKLHETQPSYYSMLRTSLVPTIIKGGFRSNVIPADAEARFDVRALPDENMDALKAALAKLINDPAITFVDAENTNARPATAPSGLDTDGFHALERAAQKVFPGAPTIPIMQVGATDSAQLRARGVQAYDIGTVLSLEDLKRIHGNDERIQIAGFGKFVQFLFTATADLAGAK, from the coding sequence ATGTGCTCACGCCTCTTTCTTGCTTTCTCCGTGCTTCTCCTGTTCTCGGTGGCATCAATTGCCCAACAATCACCAGACTTTACCACCGCCCAAACTGAAGCGGTGAAGTTCCTGGGCGAACTGGTAAAGATCGACACCAGCAATCCTCCTGGCAATGAAACCCGCGCGGCAGAATACATCAAGGGCGTGCTGGCCGCCGAAGGCATTACCGCACAGATCTTCGAGTCTGCTCCTGGGCGCGGCAACCTTGTCGCGCGACTGAAAGGCAGCGGAAAAAAGAAGCCTCTACTGTTGATGGGGCACCTGGACGTAGTGGGTGTCGAGCGCGACAAATGGACCATGGATCCCTTCGCCGCCACAATTAAAGATGGTTATCTTTATGGGCGCGGCTCGGTCGACGACAAATCCATGGACGCCGCGAACCTTGAAGTCTTTCTGCTGCTACATCGCATGAAACTTCCGCTTGACCGGGACGTGATCCTGCTGGCTGAAGCGGGTGAAGAAGGCACTAGCCAGTTCGGTATCGACTTTCTGGTGGAAAAGCACTGGAATGAGATTGCCTGCGAATACGCGCTGAATGAAGGCGGCGACATTCCGGAGGAAGATGGTAAAACGCAATACGTTGCGGTTTCCACCACGCAGAAAGTTCCACGAGGTTTTTCAGTGGTTGCTCATGGCACCAGCGGGCACGGCTCCGCGCCCCGGTTGGACAATCCAATCGCGCATCTGGCAGCCGCCGTCGACAAAATCTCCCGCTGGGAAGCGCCCATGCGGTTGAATGAAACCACGCGTCGCTTCTTCCAGCAGATAGCCACCATCAGCGTGCCGGAGAAAGCGCAGCTTTACCGGCATGTGGAAGATCCCGCGGTGCAACAAAAGCTTCATGAGACACAGCCGTCGTATTATTCCATGCTTCGCACGTCGCTGGTTCCAACAATCATCAAGGGCGGCTTTCGCTCCAACGTGATTCCCGCTGATGCCGAGGCCCGTTTTGATGTACGCGCCCTTCCGGATGAAAACATGGACGCACTCAAAGCTGCGCTGGCGAAGCTGATCAATGATCCTGCCATCACGTTTGTTGACGCGGAAAACACGAATGCCCGGCCAGCCACGGCGCCTTCGGGGCTCGATACAGACGGCTTCCATGCGCTGGAGCGCGCTGCACAAAAAGTTTTCCCCGGCGCGCCTACCATTCCCATTATGCAGGTGGGCGCCACCGATTCAGCCCAACTCCGCGCCAGGGGCGTGCAGGCTTATGACATCGGGACTGTGTTGAGCCTTGAAGATCTAAAGCGCATTCATGGCAATGATGAGCGAATCCAGATTGCCGGCTTTGGTAAGTTTGTACAGTTCCTTTTTACCGCAACTGCCGATCTGGCAGGAGCCAAGTAA
- a CDS encoding alanyl-tRNA editing protein has protein sequence MTERLYYHDSFLYDFDARVVEAFDSNGRTAIVLDRTAFYPTSGGQVHDLGTLIAEGKQIAITEVADEEDGRILHFAAASLPAGTQVHGTVDDARRRDHVQQHSGQHVLSAAFIRLFNMPTVSFHMGEESCTIDLETSGLSPAQAQKAEYLANEVIAEDRPVGIRFVPLEEARQLGLRKLPPKQTGDLRLIDITDFDLTACGGTHVRATGQIGSILLRKIEKVKQGVRVEFVCGLRAVSTGRRDYSTLTEAAALYSNHIYDMPEQVRKSLGEAKAAGKAQHKLLEELAELYAERLLAQTAGSPQVITEFFTDRDALFIKLLAQKLTAGKSAVIALLASGAGQPTLVFAQTSGQKSNMGQLMKDAMAQLGGRGGGSADMAQGGLAAGSIEMEKLKSLLQETARKL, from the coding sequence ATGACTGAACGCCTTTATTACCACGATTCTTTTCTCTACGACTTCGACGCTCGCGTGGTCGAAGCGTTCGACAGCAATGGCAGGACGGCCATCGTGCTCGATCGCACTGCTTTTTATCCGACGAGCGGCGGCCAGGTTCACGATCTTGGCACGCTGATCGCCGAGGGCAAGCAGATCGCCATTACTGAAGTTGCCGACGAGGAAGATGGACGGATTCTGCACTTCGCCGCCGCGTCCCTGCCTGCGGGAACCCAAGTTCATGGCACCGTCGATGATGCTCGTCGGCGAGACCATGTGCAGCAACACTCTGGTCAGCACGTGCTCTCGGCTGCATTCATACGGCTTTTCAATATGCCAACGGTCAGCTTCCACATGGGCGAGGAAAGCTGCACCATTGACCTGGAAACGTCTGGTCTCTCTCCCGCTCAAGCTCAAAAAGCTGAATACCTGGCCAATGAGGTGATTGCAGAAGATCGTCCGGTTGGCATTCGCTTTGTGCCGCTGGAAGAAGCGCGGCAACTCGGTCTTCGCAAGCTTCCACCAAAACAGACCGGCGACCTTCGCCTGATAGACATTACCGATTTCGATCTGACTGCGTGTGGCGGCACTCATGTCCGCGCCACAGGACAGATCGGCAGCATCCTGTTGCGGAAGATCGAAAAAGTTAAACAGGGTGTGCGCGTGGAGTTTGTCTGCGGGCTGCGCGCGGTATCTACAGGCCGCCGCGATTACAGTACGCTCACAGAAGCTGCGGCGCTGTACTCCAATCATATATATGATATGCCGGAACAGGTCCGCAAGTCACTGGGGGAAGCCAAAGCCGCAGGGAAAGCGCAGCACAAGTTGCTGGAAGAACTGGCGGAGCTTTACGCCGAACGCCTGCTGGCGCAAACTGCGGGATCGCCGCAGGTCATCACCGAATTTTTTACCGATCGCGATGCACTCTTTATCAAACTCCTGGCCCAAAAGCTCACGGCAGGGAAGAGCGCAGTCATCGCGTTGCTTGCCTCCGGCGCTGGCCAGCCAACATTGGTCTTTGCACAGACTTCCGGCCAGAAATCCAACATGGGACAGCTCATGAAAGACGCAATGGCGCAGCTTGGTGGTCGTGGTGGCGGATCAGCCGACATGGCACAAGGCGGGTTGGCGGCGGGATCAATTGAGATGGAAAAACTCAAATCCCTATTGCAGGAAACTGCCCGCAAGCTCTAA
- a CDS encoding metallophosphoesterase produces the protein MDRQTVYAFAKLFFIVQLLAIAALAQMPVLSQLPQTPTLSQSANPTQFTFVLAGDNRPAHSSDPQSAVPGNIFCAVQRMNPPAAFVLWTGDTISGKDPQHPKRMHDQYKEFLGIAARAGVPVFNAPGNHEMDDSKETPSKTMKDLYRKYMAGTYGAFSYGNTRFIALDSENEPSNATKSVTTAEGETKVQAPGAITKTQLKLLKEDLDANKNMAHVIIFMHHPVEPYEKKDGLDKASKKALKDLFAGYKNISYVISGHEHMYFNHQGPKDKFTPPPARTDPAQPPTYLVSGGAGAPLKSKTPGSFFHYLVFTVNGNQITPSLIKVPEINQCTM, from the coding sequence ATGGATCGGCAAACTGTCTATGCATTCGCAAAGCTGTTTTTCATAGTGCAGTTGTTAGCCATAGCGGCACTGGCCCAGATGCCGGTGCTCTCACAACTGCCCCAGACGCCTACTCTCTCCCAGTCTGCGAATCCAACGCAGTTTACTTTTGTCCTTGCGGGCGACAACCGTCCGGCGCACTCCAGCGATCCTCAATCCGCTGTTCCTGGAAACATCTTTTGCGCTGTACAAAGAATGAATCCCCCCGCGGCCTTCGTGCTCTGGACTGGAGACACCATCTCCGGAAAAGACCCGCAGCATCCCAAGCGCATGCACGACCAGTACAAGGAATTTCTGGGCATCGCCGCCCGCGCCGGTGTTCCGGTCTTCAACGCGCCCGGCAATCATGAAATGGATGACAGCAAGGAAACGCCATCCAAAACCATGAAGGACCTCTATAGAAAGTACATGGCTGGGACGTATGGCGCGTTCAGCTATGGCAATACCCGTTTCATCGCGCTCGATAGCGAAAATGAACCTTCCAACGCGACCAAGAGCGTGACCACCGCCGAAGGCGAGACCAAAGTCCAGGCCCCTGGAGCAATCACGAAGACGCAGCTCAAGCTGCTTAAGGAAGATCTTGACGCGAACAAGAACATGGCCCACGTCATCATCTTCATGCATCATCCCGTGGAACCGTACGAGAAGAAGGATGGGCTGGACAAAGCCAGCAAAAAGGCCCTGAAAGATCTTTTCGCCGGCTATAAGAATATTTCCTACGTGATCTCAGGGCATGAGCACATGTATTTCAATCATCAAGGTCCCAAGGACAAATTCACCCCGCCACCCGCGCGTACTGATCCTGCGCAACCGCCCACCTATCTGGTTTCCGGAGGCGCCGGAGCGCCGCTCAAGAGCAAAACACCCGGCTCATTTTTCCATTATCTTGTCTTCACCGTGAACGGCAATCAGATTACCCCGTCACTTATCAAGGTTCCTGAGATCAATCAGTGCACGATGTGA
- a CDS encoding threonine synthase has protein sequence MAQIAYLECTKCGDHISGAQPQTICPKDGGSLYVRFDLASLKGKFTPDSIRGRAATMWRYHEVLPGDKPVTLGEGFTPMLPSREYPNVYIKDEGLNPTGSFKARGLCAAVTMARQYGLKKLAVPSAGNAASALAAYCAAAGIEAHIFMPKDVPLANLVECKSYGAHVTLIDGLISDCARMVNERKQAEGWFDISTLKEPFRVEGKKTMGYEVAEQLNWELPDAIFYPTGGGVGLIGMWKAFDEMEQLGWLKKTASYKRPKMIVVQASGCAPVVKAWNEHKPVAEVWQGAQTAAAGLRVPKPYADYIILDILKQSGGTAVSVSDEEILAGVQEWASKEGLFASPEGAACLPAYQRLLREGFLKPTDKVVIFNTGSGLKYIDVIAPALKIGSE, from the coding sequence ATGGCCCAAATCGCTTACCTTGAGTGCACCAAATGCGGAGACCACATCAGCGGCGCGCAGCCGCAAACCATTTGCCCCAAAGATGGCGGATCACTTTATGTGCGGTTTGACCTCGCCTCGCTGAAAGGCAAATTTACGCCGGATTCTATTCGTGGTCGTGCCGCCACCATGTGGCGATACCATGAAGTTCTTCCGGGCGACAAGCCTGTGACTCTGGGCGAAGGCTTCACGCCCATGCTGCCCAGCCGCGAGTACCCTAACGTCTATATAAAGGATGAAGGCCTCAATCCAACGGGATCATTCAAGGCGCGTGGTCTCTGCGCCGCTGTGACAATGGCCCGGCAATACGGACTGAAGAAGCTGGCGGTTCCTTCCGCAGGCAATGCCGCCAGCGCTCTTGCCGCATACTGCGCCGCCGCGGGCATTGAAGCCCATATATTTATGCCCAAAGACGTGCCGCTGGCCAACCTGGTGGAATGCAAATCCTATGGCGCCCACGTCACATTGATCGACGGCCTGATCTCTGACTGCGCGCGCATGGTCAATGAGCGAAAACAAGCTGAAGGTTGGTTTGATATTTCCACGCTCAAAGAACCTTTTCGCGTTGAAGGCAAGAAGACCATGGGTTATGAAGTAGCGGAACAACTGAACTGGGAACTGCCTGACGCTATTTTCTACCCCACTGGCGGCGGCGTGGGACTCATCGGCATGTGGAAGGCGTTTGACGAGATGGAGCAACTCGGATGGCTCAAGAAAACGGCCAGTTACAAACGCCCAAAAATGATTGTTGTGCAGGCCTCCGGCTGCGCACCGGTGGTGAAGGCCTGGAATGAACACAAGCCTGTGGCAGAGGTATGGCAGGGCGCGCAGACTGCCGCCGCGGGATTGCGCGTGCCCAAGCCTTACGCCGACTACATTATTCTCGACATCCTGAAGCAGAGCGGCGGGACAGCGGTGTCAGTTTCGGACGAGGAGATTTTGGCGGGAGTACAAGAATGGGCGAGCAAAGAAGGACTCTTTGCTTCTCCTGAAGGGGCAGCCTGTCTCCCGGCGTATCAGCGATTGTTGCGCGAAGGGTTCCTCAAGCCAACCGACAAAGTCGTGATCTTCAACACCGGATCAGGGCTGAAGTATATTGACGTGATTGCGCCGGCGTTGAAGATCGGCAGCGAATAG
- a CDS encoding DUF1684 domain-containing protein: protein MRLLSCIVCLLLSASVCLSAIEISSYQQSVEKWRQSYEATLKADDGWLTVSALLWLHEGENSFGSAADNDIVLPYSYVPARAGRFELHAGKTVIHINPGVMITLRGKPVESMELRPDSKEDRLTIGDLTFFVHASGKRYAIRVKDRNSELRKNFKGLHWYPVNEAYRFNARFVAYPKPREVEIENMLGDRGPTYFFGYVAFTLGGKEYRLDAEDNGSGGLFIVFRDLTSKTDTYQAARFLDADPPKDGHVEIDFNKAYNPPCAYNPYATCPLPTARNRLPVEIPAGEKRYH, encoded by the coding sequence ATGCGCCTGCTCTCGTGTATTGTGTGCCTACTTCTGTCTGCCAGTGTATGTCTTAGTGCGATAGAAATCTCCTCCTACCAGCAATCGGTGGAAAAGTGGCGGCAGTCTTATGAGGCAACGCTGAAAGCCGATGATGGCTGGCTCACGGTTTCCGCTCTTTTGTGGCTGCATGAAGGAGAAAACAGCTTTGGTTCGGCTGCCGACAATGACATTGTGCTGCCCTATAGCTACGTTCCGGCTCGCGCCGGCCGCTTTGAACTGCATGCGGGCAAGACTGTCATCCATATAAATCCTGGTGTGATGATCACTCTGAGGGGAAAGCCAGTGGAGAGCATGGAGCTTCGTCCCGATTCCAAAGAAGATCGGCTCACCATTGGCGATCTGACTTTCTTTGTACACGCCAGCGGCAAGCGTTATGCCATTCGAGTGAAAGACAGGAATAGTGAACTGCGCAAGAACTTCAAGGGCCTCCACTGGTATCCGGTGAATGAGGCTTATCGTTTCAATGCGCGTTTTGTTGCCTATCCCAAGCCGCGCGAGGTCGAAATTGAAAACATGCTTGGAGATCGCGGGCCGACTTACTTTTTCGGCTATGTAGCCTTCACTCTTGGCGGCAAGGAGTATCGCCTCGACGCTGAAGACAATGGTTCGGGCGGGCTATTTATTGTTTTTCGCGATCTCACCAGTAAGACAGACACCTATCAGGCCGCGCGTTTTCTTGATGCTGATCCGCCGAAGGATGGACACGTCGAAATCGACTTCAACAAAGCCTACAACCCGCCCTGTGCCTATAACCCATATGCAACGTGCCCTTTGCCCACCGCGCGAAACAGATTGCCGGTGGAAATTCCCGCGGGCGAGAAGAGGTATCACTAA